A region of the Cyprinus carpio isolate SPL01 unplaced genomic scaffold, ASM1834038v1 S000006825, whole genome shotgun sequence genome:
TCAGCTGAATTACTCGACAATTGAAAAAGAAGCTCTTGCTTTATTGTTCGCGTTACAACACTTTGAAGTCTACCTTGGTTCCAGTAGTCTTCCGATTGTGGTTTATACAGATCACAATCCTCTTGTGTTTTTAACTCGAATGTGCAACCACAATCAGCGTTTAATGCGCTGGGCTCTTATTGTCCAGAGCTACAATTTAGAAATCAGACATAAGAAGGGTTCAGAGAATGTCTTAGCTGATGCTCTCTCGAGAGCATAGTTGGTATGGTGTTTGTTTTTACCAAACGAGTTTGTTCTTAAGGGTGGGAGTGTTACGTCCATAAATGTGCCTGTgttcgctctcgctctctctctctctctcgctctctctctctccttgttaACTGTCAATCTCTTAGGTCGCCTCCCTTGTCTGCTGATTGGCTCTGGAAGCTGTCAGTCATTAATCAATGTGACACCGACCTATCCAGTGCCAGTAAAGTTTCCACCGGCAGATAAAAGGACATGCAAGGAAGTGAACAAGGACTTCTTTTGCTTCCTGGGTTTTGCTGTTATGTTACTTGTTTCTTGgtttgatttgtttctttgtcaaatttcaatttgtttgttttgccatttttcttttgAACCTTACCTCTTTCTTGATTtgctattttgtttgttttagtcacTTTGTGACTCGGATGGCGTTGCTCTTTGAGCTTTGCTGAGCTTAGGCTCTAGGACGTTTACTCTTTACCCAAGAGGAAGGTGGATAGGAAAGATGTCGTGCGACTTCCATTGTGCAACATTTAGGTACCTCGATCTGTTTAGACACCCTAGTTAAGAGGTGAACGCCACCCCCTGTATGTTTGGTTTTTATTAGTTGAGGATAGGGAAGTATATGGCGCTTGGCGCTGAAgatttgctttcttttctttagttAGGTTAGAGGTTTAAAATAAGTtagaagtgtttgtttttgtttctttctttcttttggcgTCACTAGCGTCCTCTTTCTCTTGGgttgattttgtattgtttttttgttttgttttctgagttgtaaatatttgtacatattgGTTGTctctttaatgatatatatatatatatattcttataaatattttGGTAGTTATTTTCACTTTGTACAATAATTCACATTTGTTTGCAACTGGTGTCTCTGCATTGTATCTTGCTGCCTCcttcagttttacagttttaccACAAAAATTTGAATGTTACTCCTTTTACCACTAGACCATTTTTAAGAGGGtcgtaactatatatatatatatatatatatatatatatatatatatatatatatatatatatatatatatatatatatatgctttaaatGTTACCAAATATGTGATGATAAagcaaaatgtttgcttttttagcTGGCTCATAAGTACTCCTGCATTTAGCCTTGAGCCTAAATTCGGCTAACGATTTTCcaccatgttttttgttttctttttcacagtttttaattaatatacttttgttttaacatttttatccaCTCAGTATTAAGCAAGTGAGTTATGTAGTTATGGATTAATTGGGCTTTACGTCTGTTATTTAGTTGTAATTTGGATTATGTGCACAATATGCCTTAAACTAGGCCTGCTGCTTGTAAACAACTAATAAAGTTATTTAACAGTTTTCCTTAATTATCCATTGAAATAATTTGAAGCATGTTTTtgaacttaagaaaaaaaaaagtagtttcgtAATCATTTAACGTTACATAAATGACTGAACAGTAGGAGTTCACAGAGACGAGTTTGGTTTGGACGAGTTTGATATGTATGAGTTTGGTTGTGAAACAGAGTTTGTAGACCAGGTAGAGTTGTCTGCAATTCTTTATTGAAAAGTTGTGTAATGTGTGACCCCCTGTcaccaatttattttatataaaaattattttttatttttatttacttattttttccccccaaattttctcaactatttattattttacagtgtatatgctcagagttgggaaggttactttgggaATAAGTTACATGTAATAAGTAGTgcaactatttcaattactttgttaatgtaactgattacatttgattactttttgagcCTTAACCTTACAGTatactgattactgtcagacttttaaAATCCTTCTTTACTTgaattaagataataataataataatttaattttaatgcccAGCCACcacacaaaatcagactttaacttctttttttaatgctcaaaaagtaatcaaatgttatatatatatatatatatatatatatataatttttttttttttttactttgggatcattctgaggttaaatacgaATTTAAAAACATACGAtgtagtttaatagctatgatactggttttgaaatcaaatctttgctaagctatgacagaaaacactggcatctaataATATATTGGAAAAAGTCAATCTTAAAAATTAAGCatatacataaattcaaataggaaataaaacagttattgaataagcatgtgtcttgatctgtgtcctaaactcctgaaacatcgctgtgtgggtgtgtgtttaatATTCAATATCCCCTTTGTAACTgtgaacattttcataattaactgtaatttaattacactttttttctcaataaCCGTAACAGATTacggttacatttattttgtaattaaattatgtaactccgttacatgtaactagtgcAAGAGGGGCTGTAGACCATAGGAGGAATCTTCCGTCTCTTGAGAATGGGTCAGTCAAAATAATGCAGGCATACACATAAACTGGAACTTTACTGCCTTTTATTTGACAGAGCTCAGGAATGAATTTAACTCGCAGCTCGCATCAAAGGCTTTTTCTCCCTTGACACACTCCCCGCGAATGCCCCATCTCACATGACAACCACTGCGCATGTCATCGTGCCAACCTGTCTATCACGTCACATACATAAACCAATCAGATTATCCTACTTGTATACAATTTATGcccaatttttattcatttatttttaacaagacAACTTCCTAGGCCTTTTAATAACACGCCCTGAACGAGTGACTACAAATTTTGATGCGGGTTCCCCACCTACTGACGAGGTATGTTCAACCAACTGAGGTCTATGCTGCACAGCATGAGGAACTTGCGCTATGCGACCTGAAGGCCTACGTACATGAGGAACAGAAGAGAGTACAGGAGCCTCATTTTCACCAACCCACAGCCCTCCTGATGACAAAGGGAGACCCAGATAAAGCTGTGTAAAGTGGTCTCAAGTCCTGAACCCTTTCATCATTATCTTAACCATCACATGTGGAAGTAAGTGCTGGTTCTGTCCACTTAGACCTGTAGGGCTTCAAACGTTCAAAGTGCACTACCTTAGGTTATGCCTTTACATTTCTCACATTCAACACTGTGTAAATAATACCAGCCATGTCCACCGTAACCACCCGATATGGTCCTGTCCATTTTGGCTCAAATTTCTTTCTCTGTGTGGTTGGATCATTCATCCACACCAGGTCACCCACTTTAAAAGGTCTGAATTTCTCACACCTATTAAAGTAGTACTCACGCTTAAGTCTCTGATCTGCACTAGTGTTAAGCACTTCTTGAAACACAGTTTCCATACGTTTGACTAGAGCTGAACCATAAGTCTGGGGAGTATCCACGCCTTCATCCGATGGAGAATCAAGGTACATGTGTGCCGGTAAACGAGGTTCACGACCATGGGCCAAGAAGAATGGCGAGTACCCGGTACTAGAATGAGGTGTAGCATTAAATGATAGTACAACTGTAGATAAGTACTGTTCCCATTCACCACCACTCTGAAAAAGAACCTTCTCTAACTGATTCTTCAATGTTCTATTGAACCGTTCTACCATTCCGTTACCACAAGGCCGGTAAGGTGCAGTTCTCTTTTTACTGATGTTTAATCTCTTACAGATGTCCTGCAAATTCTCTCACTCATACTGACATCCTTGATCAGAGAACAATTCCTCTGGAACACCGTGTTCAGGTATTTACTGGTCACACAACAACCATGCCACTGTACCGGCTGTTTGGTCCACCATACCATATGGGGAACCTGCCACCAAAGTTGTCTCAATTTCCCCTTTACTTTTCTAAGATTAGGTCTCTTATGGTTTTCAACCCAACTATAGACCTGTCAGAGCAAAGCATCTGTTTTCGGATAGTATGCAATGTCCTTTTCCTCCTCACCCAAAGAGGTACACAGCATCTGCACAGTAGACTCAGACAAACCATCATCGATTTCACATTCGGCCAGACAAATCTGTGACTCCACCTTAGGCTGAATTTCTGTACCATTTACACCAACAAAAATAGCAGTCTGAGAAGTGAGAGGCAAGTCATCTGTTTGAATAGATACTGTCTGTGTGAGAGGTGTCGGAGTCATAGATTAATCTACAGGAATACGAGACATGGCATCCGCATTAGTATGGCTCTTGCCATCTTTGTGGGTGATCACCCATTCATACGGATCAAGCTCCATAGCCCACCGACCTCTACGTCCCATGGGATTAAATTGGAGTATCATCTATGGTCCTGATTTTGTGGGTAACCAAGCTGGTTCTACCATAGTCCTGATCATGCTGACTGAAAACATCGGAAAAAGAGATTTGCAAATATGTCAGATTCTTATGCTGTGTCACAGATAGCTCAGTATTAGAGTGATCTGGCAGCAAAGGTGACTTGGGCATTGACCTTTGACTtgacacaaacacattttgaGCATTTACATTGTTCACACTTTTCTCAATGATCACAGAACCATCCTGATCGCTCTAAGAAATGAAATGGAAAGGACCAATTGGAGTACCACAGTACAGAGAAATGTCATCTGCAGAGGGATTGACCACCTTCACATAAATTGAACCCTTATCTGCTTTTGTCACAGTCCATGCAAACCCGATCTTGGAATCTTCGTGATAGTAAGGCTCAAACACACCTGTGTAGCCATTTGGCTGCAAACCTGTGTAGGGTGATGCAAGTTTTGCAGTGATTACAGCCTCTGGCAGAGCAGGAACAATTGTAGTGGTACACACTGTCACATCTACAAGATTAAGGGAATGATTATCTACACCCATAAAGGATATGCAGTCCTCACCTAGCTGAAAAGACATGTTCTGCATGTTAATCACAATTTTGTGCATATACAAAAAGTCCCAACCAAGTACAAGTGCTTTTGAGCAATTTCTGATCACCTGAAATAAATGTGACACTGTACGCTTTCTCAAAGTGACATTCGCTGACAATGTACCCACTAAATCTAAAGTGTCACCAGAAATGGATGTTAGAGGTATAAACTGTTTCACCAAGGGTCTTTGACACAAGGTAGGAGTAGACATTCTGAAATCTTCACTGATAAGAGAAATGGACTACTGTGTCTTCGATGACAAGTGCCACATTTTGTCACGGCCTGACCAGAGTCTGAAGTCACATGATGTTCAACAACATTACAAATGGGTGTCAGTAGCAGTTGGCAATTGGCCCTCATTGTCAACTACTGATAGTTCACCTGGCGCTGATGAACATGTGAAGGAGACTGGAAACGCACATGACCAGGACTTGGAGACCGATTACTCCACCGCTTTAAGTAGCCATCTGATTACCTGTCACCTCGACCATTGTCTGAACAAGAAGCACGATCCAGAGAGTCCTGAGCTGTAAGGCACTGTCCACATTCCGGTGACATCCTAGGACTTTGATCACGATAACCCTCATATCTGTGTGCTTTGTAATAGTCCCTGTTGCCACTCGCATGTCTATATGATGGTCTACTTCACTCATAAAAAGAGTCACCATCAGTATATGAATGTCCATCATACCTGCGGCTTTCTGATGTGCGCCCATGTGAATCTTCTGGGGTAAGACTGCGACCCTGTCGATCCAGTGAAGAAGTGTGTCTGCCGACATACCTCTGTCTGTTAATCTCAAACTGAAGTTAATCCACTCTCTCTGTCAAACTTTCCAGGGTCCGTTGAAGTTTCATGAAGTCCCCTTATGTAGCTGAGTGAACCGCAGTAAGTGCTGTACGTAGACCAGGGAGAGGTAAGTACAGTCTGTGGAAGAATGTTGAGAGTAGATCCAGGAAAAACTCCTGCTGCTGAAGAAGTCCACTGTTGCGGTTGAGACGGCAGCAGTACCTTGCTGGCTTGGTGTGCCTGTTCAATCTGCAGAGCCAATGCAAGAGTAGCATCGAGTGTATCTACACCTTGTTTATGAATGCGAAGCTGTAGATAAGGTTCAATTCCAGCAACAAAACGTCTGAATTTTTCTCCATTCTTTGCATGAGCCTCATATGTGGGAAAAAGCTTCATCCACCGAATGGCAAATTCCTCAGTTGGATGTGTGCGTGCATTAACATAACTTTGAAATTTGGAGAGATAAACTAATTTTCCAAAAACagctttcattttttctttcacttgTTTATAGTCTTTCTTAATGTCACTAGGCAAAATGTCCCAGTAGTTAAAAGCAGTACCACCAAGACAAGTTGGCAAAAACTTTGCTAACTTGGCGTTATTAAAATCAGTCACTTCATATCGCCTGCACCAATGGAGAAAATCTTCTTTCCCATCGCCCAAAAAGATAGGCGGAACCTGTCTATCACGTCACATACATAAACCAATCAGATTATCCTACTTGTTTAACAAtttacacataatataaaataatcaaaataaatctcaCACAAGTTACTCCGCAACACTGATCACACTATCCATTGTTTTCACAGGTTAAACCTCCCTCTCGGTTTTGTGCATGTTAGACATCCACAATTGggtgttaattaataaatataatggtGATAATGGGAAgaccaataaaaaagtaaatgaaatgctacaactattttttaatgtgaatattgtgtgtgtgtgtgtgtgtgtgtgtgtgaaggagagggagagggagagggggagagagagagagagagagagagagagagagagagagagagagagatttgtgagTTGATTTACCACAGTATCTCCAGTTTACAATGAGGAGCCTTCAGTGCAGCAGAGAGCAGATTCACTCCTGACACCCCTAGTTCATTTCtagacagatccagttctctcaggtgtgaggggtttgatctcagagctgaagccagagcagcacaaccttcctTTGTGACACCACAATTGCTCAACCTGTAAAGAGCAATGACACTATTCACTTCTCAGTTCAGGATCCACAGATCAGATAAGAAAGAGTGACTTAATCCATGACACGATTAACAGGTCCAGTTTAACTTGCAGAACCACTTACATGGTGCTTGCGTGGGTTAATTTTAATACAGTTCAATTGTCagaatgttttgcatttttatgtcaATACTACAAAATCCTCAACATATATGTATGAtatgaaaacaaaccaaataaaaatactatttgcatattattattattattattattattattattattattttttttttgtattattattataattattattatattaatatttataatgtttattatttttattattattataataataataataatccaggCTACATATTTTCACATGGCTGATCTAGATTTCTCCAATATTTATAAGACaatttatattcaaattaatgtttcatgttgatttattattttttaattaagcagcCATGTAATAAGTGTACAGTACCGTACAGATGATACAGAAGTGCTGTCATAATGTATGAACTTTGATATATTACCTTTAAAGATGTTAGTGAttggctgatttatttatttatttattttttctatgatCAAAGCATTTTAATTGAAACTATATTGAATCTAGAAgaagaaatatattacaatatattatatgtatgttagattataatatattatagtttggaaacattactatttttttatgtttttgaaagaagtctcttctgctcatcaagcctgcatttatttgatcaaaaatacagaaaaaaacagtaatattgtgaaatattactacaacttaaaataatagttttctgaatgtactaaataatttattcctgtgatgcaaagctgaattttcagcatcattactccagccttcagtgtcacatgtaagatccagtctatcacatgatcatttagaaatcattctaatattctgatttattatgagtgttggaaacatttctgctgtctaatatatttgatgaataaaaggttaaaaacaactgcatttattcaaaaaaaaaaaaaaaatttctaataatatatattctaataatatattgtctttactatcactttttatcaatttaacacatccttgctgaataaaagtattgattttattttaaaaaaaaaagaaagaaaaaaattactgaccccaaattactgaccagtagtgtatattgttattacaaaatatttatattttaaaaacatagcttcttttttttttttttttttttactttttattcatcaaagtatcctaaaaaagtatcacatgttctgaaaaaatattaagcagcagaactgtttccaactttgataatgaatcatcatattagaatgatttctaaaggatcatgtgataatgatcctaaaaattcagctttgcatcacagaaataaatgataatttaaagtataataaatttaaaaacaattattttaaattgtaataatatatcacaatattacatttttttttctgtatttttgatcaaataaatgcaggcttgatgagcagaagaaactttcaaaaacattaaaaatagtaatgtttccaaacttttgacctgtactgtatatatatatatatatatatatatatatatatatatatatatatatatatatatatatatatatatatatatatatatatatagtatattaattgttttgaatTACAGCAGTCAATTATACCACTTATGTCTCACTTTCTTTACTtgcaaaagcttttattttatgttaacacTCTGAAACTCACTTTGTCACAAGGCTGCTACTGTGTAGCAGCGAGGATATGACGGAgtcagtctttattaatccatatTGGGAAAAAACACAGGGTAGCAGGAGACACACACGTAGCATCGTCGTGTTCCGgacttgggaacaggagccctttcTGGGCTTAACTTAGGAACAGGACTGAACTTGATGAATTGAGCTGACTCAGGGGCTGGACCCGACACTGGAGTGGACTCAGGGACTTCAGAGCAGGCGGCAGACTTGTGAGTACAGTGGCTGGTGGGCTTGACTTCAGAGAGGCCGGTGGACTTGACGATAGAGCCACCAGCAGACTTGACGATGGAGCGGCCAGCAGACTTGATGATGGAGAGGCCAGTGCGCTTGATGATGGAGCGGCCGGAAGCCTTGACGATGGAGCGGCGGACAGGCTTGATGATGGAGAGGCCAGTGCGCTTGATGATGGAGCGGCCGGAAGCCTTGACGATGGACAGCTTGATGCGGACAGGCCTTGATGATGATGGAGAGGCCAGTGCCAGCAGCCTTGACGATGGAGCGGCCAGCAGACTTGGTTGTGGAGGGGGAAGGGGGCTTGATGATGGAGCGGCCGGAAGCCTTGACGATGGAGCGGCCGGCAGGCTTGATGATGGAGCGGCCAGCAGACTTGACAATGGAGCGGCCAGCAGACTTGATGATGGAGCGGCCGGCAGCCTTGACGATGGAGCGGCGGACAGGCTTGATGATGGAGGGTTGATGGTGGTTGGGGATGGAGCGGCCGGCAGGATTGAGAGTACAGTGGCTTGACGGGGGATGGTAGTTGGCCCTGATCCAGAACAGAGAATTCAGTGTGGCGTCAGCAAATCGGAGAGCCCACTGAATTCCCAGACAAACTCCACCAGCGGGAAGTCTTTACGGGCTAGGACGGCAAATCTTGCGGCAGTTTCCATtaccagaaaaataaataaataaataaataaataaataactaaacaaaagaaCTTCCATGGCCGTGACACTCTGAAACATGCTGTGCAGCAGACTTTatacttatttcatttcaaatacgCCCACTATGGTGTGTGTCAACTCAATGTGGTATATCAACACCCGTTTTAGAACTGCTACAACTACAAACAATTTGATAATATTGCTTTGTGAGTACCAATGTGTGATTCTCAGATAAATTatttacctcagtatctccagtTTACTGTTAGAATCCTTCAGTGCAGCAGAGAGTAGATTAACTCCTGAATCTTCTAGAGTATTTAATGAGAGATCCAGATGTCTCAAGtttgaagggtttgatctcagagctgaagacacggcagcacaaccttcatctgtaagTCCACAATCATACAAACTgtagagatttaaaaaataaatcatgtcatTGATCTTTATTAAGACagtaaaatacacacataaacatcatAGAGGACAAACAGGCCTGATTATACAACATTCTTGTATGTATAAAATACACTGTTGCTATTTGTTGCcagatttgataaaaaaaaaaaaaaaaaaaaaaaacttcattcaacaatttattctctGCCGTGTCAGACTTTGATGTGCGTTCACGAAAGTACCTCGCCGCAAACGCTTGCAAGCTGCAGCGCATCCTGGTTCTATGCCAGAATTTCGGCTCCTGCGTCAGATTAacggaaaaagaaagaagaaaaataacatggaataccaataataataataataataataataatagataaatataaaaataacagtagaAGAAGAAAACTCATGTGACATACTACCTGTTTAGTTCTTACCAGGGCGTGGACAATGTTATCATCCGCACAAAAGAGATAAGCgaaagcacaaaataaaagaacaaaaaaaaaaaaaaaaaaaacgagattaCAACTCAAAACGTTATCAAATAAGAGTGACAAACAGAGAAAAGGGCAGATTAGCAAACACCCAAGAACAGGAAAACCAAGTCGGCTTTGCGTTCTTCCCGTTGTCCATTTAAACGCTGGCGGGAAACAGTGGAGGTAGTGACGTCAAACAAATTAACAATGACAGACTGCGTCCCAAACCAATAGCAGTCCGAGGGGTTGAGCATAAGAAAGAGACAGAGCGAGGagaaggaaaatgagaaaaaaaacggAGGCATAATGAGACtggagactgacacggaagagaagttaaattgttgaattaattcattatttttgttttctttgcacactaaAAGTATtcccgtagcttcataaaattacagttgaaccactgatgtcacatggactattttagcgaagtccttactacgtttctgggctttgaacgtggtagttgaattgctgtctatgcagggttgtgttccaaagatgaacaaaggtcttatgggtttggaaatacacgagggtgagtaattaatgacagaattttcatttttgggtgaactatccttctaagttcttttaaataaatctgtatgtCTGAATTTAGGTTTAATCTCTTATTTGCAACCTGACTGTGACATTTATACTTTGATCCTGTAAATTCTGTACAAGCAGTGTTCTTTACCTATAACAGGGCTGCATGTGTATTTGAAACTTGTAACAACAATTTGAATATACCCAACCAATGTAACTTCCACTTTCTGTTACAGAGTAACAGTGAatgtaaaagaacaaaataaatcaagGTTTGGCCAGGGGCCCTCTGGAGATAATTACCCTGGTGCCTGTGCCAGTGATAATCTGCCCCTGCCAGTAATGGTATTTTGTCAACCTTTTGTTGCTTTGGTAAGAAAGCATATGTAAAAATCACAAATGCTATCATGATTTATCAAAGCAGTGATTGTTGTCGGTGTGACTTACTGAACTAATCTGGATTCTTTAACCACAGGCAACAGCATCTTAAGAACTGCATCTGCTGTATTGTGCTCTCCAACAAACTGCGTTAGATGAAAAACATCCATTTTCAGTTCTAATGTCAGCAACACATAAACCCAAAGCTGACCATTGTGAAGAGGATAGTTTGGTTTCCCTTATTTTTCCAGTTTTCAGATAATTATGGATCTCCTGCATCAATGAATCatcacccagttcattcagacagtggaacagacaaatggatttctctggagagtCAATGGTCCTGATCTTCTTCTTGATGTACTCAGCTGTTTTCTCATTGCTGTCAGAGCTGCTTCTTTTCAGAGTCATTATTTGTTGTAGGAGAATCTGATGAGACTCCACTGACAAACCCAGAAGGAACCGCAGGaaaagatccagatgtccatttTTACTCTGTAGAGCCTCATCCACAGCTTTCTGATGCAGCTCAGATAATGAAACATGTTCTGATGAACTGAGTTGAAACCGGTCCTTAAATTTAGACAACAAACTCTGTTTGGTGATTGGctcaaacacatttctgttgtGGTTTGTACAGGAGAGGTGCacatatagagctgctagatgttcctgaatgctcagatgaacaaagcagaagactttcccctgatacaagccaaactcctctctgaagatctgagtgcacaatcctgagtacactgatgcttctgtcacatcaatgccacactctTTCAGGTCTTCCTCATAGAAGATCGCATTgcctttcacaagctgctgaaaagccactttccccagtttgaggatcatgtcttTATCTGTCACGTTCTTCTCATAGTCCTTCTGatgtttgatgttggtctgaaggatcaggaagtgtgtgtacatttgagtgagagtcttgggaatctctccactctctgcttCACTCAACATTTTCTCCATAACagcggctgagatccagcagaagactgggatgtggcacatgatgtggaggcatCTTGATGACTTTAGGTGTGAGATGATCCTATCggccagactctgatcactgattctcttcctgaagtattcctccttctgtggaTCACTGAAGCCTCACacctctgtcactcgatggacaaactcagaggggacgagatcagctgctgctggtctggaggtgatccagatgagagcagagggaagcagattcccctCAATGAGGTTCATCAGCAGCACGTCCACTGAGGCTGATTCACTTACATCACACAACCTCACATCACTCTGGAAATccagagacagacgacactcatccagaccatcaaagataaACAAAACTTTGTATTCACCCCTAAACATTTCAGTTTCTTTGGTTTCAGGGAAAAAgacatgaagaagatctgaaagactgagtgttttgtcTTTCATCAAGTTGAg
Encoded here:
- the LOC109053159 gene encoding LOW QUALITY PROTEIN: NACHT, LRR and PYD domains-containing protein 12-like (The sequence of the model RefSeq protein was modified relative to this genomic sequence to represent the inferred CDS: deleted 1 base in 1 codon; substituted 1 base at 1 genomic stop codon); its protein translation is METSNSQEPSCVSMKSDWSMDLPQHFAVGHISTDLGQSSNSEFTCMSMKNDRSTEEPTRFKGKHTTDLSHDFQLVQSRSKLNLMKFQCLYEGTATQGNPVLLNEIYTELYITESGIGEISNEHEVRQIETQSRRAATEDTAIKCNDIFRALPGQDKPIRIVLTKGVAGIGKTVSVQKFILDWAEGKENQDVQLIFPLPFRELNLMKDKTLSLSDLLHVFFPETKETEMFRGEYKVLFIFDGLDECRLSLDFQSDVRLCDVSESASVDVLLMNLIEGNLLPSALIWITSRPAAADLVPSEFVHRVTEVXGFSDPQKEEYFRKRISDQSLADRIISHLKSSRCLHIMCHIPVFCWISAAVMEKMLSEAESGEIPKTLTQMYTHFLILQTNIKHQKDYEKNVTDKDMILKLGKVAFQQLVKGNAIFYEEDLKECGIDVTEASVYSGLCTQIFREEFGLYQGKVFCFVHLSIQEHLAALYVHLSCTNHNRNVFEPITKQSLLSKFKDRFQLSSSEHVSLSELHQKAVDEALQSKNGHLDLFLRFLLGLSVESHQILLQQIMTLKRSSSDSNEKTAEYIKKKIRTIDSPEKSICLFHCLNELGDDSLMQEIHNYLKTGKIRETKLSSSQWSALVYVLLTLELKMDVFHLTQFVGEHNTADAVLKMLLPVVKESRLVHLYDCGLTDEGCAAVSSALRSNPSNLRHLDLSLNTLEDSGVNLLSAALKDSNSKLEILRLSNCGVTKEGCAALASALRSNPSHLRELDLSRNELGVSGVNLLSAALKAPHCKLEILWLNDCGVTYEGCAALASALRSNTSHLRHLNLSGNKLGDSGVGLLSDGLKDPNCKLDILWLSYCGVTDESCANLAVALRSSHSNVRELDLSENKLRDRGVELFSAGLAYPQCKLEILRMSDCGVTFEGCASLASALRSNPSHLRELNLSWNKLRDADVKLLSDLKNYPQNELKILLF